One window of the Chitinophaga niabensis genome contains the following:
- a CDS encoding MmcQ/YjbR family DNA-binding protein — translation MNLEKFQQYCLSLPGTSEGLPFGENTLVFYVMGKMFALTDIEEFESANLKCDPDQAIELRERYEGVLPGYHMNKKHWNTVLFDGSIPDKLLLQWTKDSYDLVVAKLPKKVREELTGK, via the coding sequence ATGAATCTAGAGAAATTCCAACAATATTGCCTGTCTTTACCTGGTACTTCAGAGGGCCTCCCTTTTGGTGAAAACACACTGGTGTTCTATGTTATGGGGAAAATGTTTGCGTTGACGGATATTGAAGAATTTGAGAGTGCCAATCTCAAATGTGATCCTGATCAGGCGATTGAATTAAGGGAGAGATATGAAGGCGTACTGCCTGGTTATCATATGAACAAGAAACACTGGAATACGGTGTTATTTGATGGTTCTATTCCTGATAAATTGCTCCTGCAATGGACAAAGGATTCCTACGATCTGGTAGTGGCAAAACTTCCGAAGAAAGTAAGAGAGGAGTTAACGGGGAAATGA
- the gyrA gene encoding DNA gyrase subunit A → MIENTDNQDNQKEDGRIVQVNIEEQMKTAYIDYSMSVIVGRALPDVRDGFKPVHRRVLFGMNELGNTHNKPYKKSARVVGDVMGKYHPHGDASVYDTMVRMAQPWSLRYMLIDGQGNFGSIDGDFPAAMRYTEVRLQKIAEAMLEDLDKDTVDFTLNFDDTLEEPVVLPTRIPNLLANGASGIAVGMATNIMPHNLSELVDGLIAMIDDREITIEELIKHVKAPDFPTGGTIYGFEGVKAGFETGRGRVVVRGKIMSETSKQGKEKLIIYELPYQVNKAVLHQKIAQLVNDKVIEGISDVRDESDREGMRLVIDLKREAIPNVIINQLYKYSELQTSYGINNVVLVKGRPKILNLKDLLSEFLEFRHEVVTRRTQYLLREAEKKAHILQGYLIALDHLDEVIALIRNSTTPEIAREGLMTNFELSEIQAKAILELRLQRLTGMERDKIREEYEEIMKTIAHLKEVLADEGLRMKIIKDELEEVKKKFGDERKTEIQYLAAEMRIEDIIAEEDVVITISHLGYIKRTSAYDFRQQKRGGRGAIGGKTRDEDFIEHLFVASTHHTMLFFTEKGRLYWMKVYEIPEGEKSGKGRAIQNLITLPSDDKIRAIIDIKDLSDTEFINNHYIVLCTRNGIIKKTLLEEFSRPRQNGVNAITINEGDQLLEAKLTNGNSEIMMAIRSGRAIRFPENTVRDTGRGAIGVRGIEVDNEKDEVVGMICVDKEDKTRTVLVVSEKGYGKRTDIEEYRITNRGGKGVKTISVTDKTGPLIAILDVTEQNDLMITCKSGITIRMAVGDIREAGRATQGVRLIRMDDSDEIAAVARLDEEEEVVAAIEEAIEGTEVEGEGNATEANDTTEAVEPEPEA, encoded by the coding sequence ATGATAGAGAACACGGACAATCAAGACAATCAAAAGGAGGACGGTAGAATTGTTCAGGTCAACATTGAAGAGCAGATGAAAACTGCGTATATCGACTACTCCATGTCGGTAATCGTAGGTCGTGCACTGCCGGATGTGCGAGACGGTTTTAAACCCGTTCACCGCAGAGTGTTGTTCGGGATGAATGAATTGGGAAATACGCATAACAAACCCTACAAAAAATCTGCCCGTGTCGTTGGGGACGTAATGGGTAAGTACCATCCCCACGGTGATGCTTCCGTATATGATACCATGGTACGGATGGCGCAACCCTGGTCTTTACGCTACATGCTGATAGACGGACAGGGTAACTTCGGTTCCATAGATGGCGACTTCCCGGCAGCAATGCGTTATACGGAGGTCAGGCTGCAAAAGATAGCCGAAGCCATGCTGGAAGACCTGGATAAAGACACGGTAGACTTCACACTCAACTTTGATGATACCCTCGAGGAACCGGTAGTATTACCTACCCGTATCCCCAACCTGCTGGCAAACGGAGCTTCCGGTATCGCCGTAGGTATGGCCACCAACATCATGCCGCACAACCTGTCGGAATTGGTGGATGGCCTCATTGCCATGATCGATGATCGTGAGATCACCATCGAAGAACTGATCAAACATGTAAAAGCACCCGATTTCCCTACAGGTGGTACCATCTATGGATTTGAAGGTGTGAAAGCCGGTTTTGAAACCGGCCGCGGAAGGGTAGTGGTACGTGGTAAGATCATGTCTGAAACCTCCAAACAAGGCAAAGAAAAACTGATTATATACGAACTGCCTTACCAGGTGAACAAAGCTGTACTGCATCAGAAGATCGCACAGCTCGTGAACGATAAAGTGATTGAAGGCATTTCTGATGTAAGGGATGAAAGCGACAGGGAAGGCATGCGCCTGGTAATAGACCTCAAGCGCGAAGCCATTCCAAACGTGATCATCAACCAGCTCTACAAATACTCCGAACTGCAAACCTCTTACGGTATCAATAACGTGGTACTCGTAAAAGGCCGGCCAAAGATCCTGAACCTGAAAGACTTACTGTCAGAGTTCCTGGAATTCCGTCATGAAGTAGTGACCCGCCGTACGCAATACCTCCTGCGCGAAGCAGAAAAGAAAGCACATATCTTACAAGGTTACCTGATTGCACTCGATCACCTCGACGAAGTGATTGCCCTCATCAGGAACTCTACCACACCGGAAATTGCACGTGAAGGATTGATGACCAACTTCGAGTTGTCTGAGATCCAGGCCAAAGCCATCCTGGAATTACGTTTACAACGTTTAACAGGCATGGAGCGTGATAAGATCCGCGAAGAATATGAGGAGATCATGAAAACGATCGCACACCTGAAAGAAGTACTGGCAGATGAAGGATTGAGGATGAAGATCATCAAAGATGAACTGGAAGAAGTGAAGAAGAAATTTGGTGACGAACGTAAAACAGAGATTCAGTACCTCGCCGCTGAAATGCGCATCGAAGATATCATCGCAGAAGAAGATGTGGTGATCACCATTTCACACCTCGGTTATATCAAACGTACTTCCGCTTACGATTTCCGTCAGCAGAAACGCGGCGGCCGTGGCGCCATTGGTGGTAAAACAAGGGATGAAGACTTTATCGAACACCTCTTCGTAGCATCCACTCACCATACCATGCTGTTCTTCACAGAAAAAGGACGCCTGTACTGGATGAAAGTCTACGAGATCCCTGAAGGTGAAAAATCCGGTAAAGGCCGTGCCATCCAGAACCTGATCACCCTTCCGTCTGACGATAAGATCCGCGCGATCATTGATATCAAAGACCTCAGCGATACCGAATTCATCAACAACCACTATATTGTATTGTGCACCCGCAATGGTATCATTAAGAAAACATTGCTGGAAGAATTCAGCCGTCCGCGCCAGAATGGTGTGAACGCTATCACCATCAATGAAGGCGACCAATTGCTGGAAGCCAAGCTCACCAACGGTAACAGCGAGATCATGATGGCCATCAGAAGTGGCCGTGCCATCAGATTCCCTGAAAATACCGTACGGGACACCGGTCGCGGAGCCATCGGCGTAAGAGGAATTGAGGTGGATAATGAGAAAGATGAGGTGGTTGGTATGATTTGTGTAGACAAGGAAGATAAAACCCGTACCGTTCTCGTTGTTTCCGAAAAAGGATATGGTAAAAGGACAGACATTGAGGAATATCGCATCACCAACCGTGGGGGTAAAGGGGTGAAAACCATCAGCGTTACCGACAAAACCGGCCCATTGATCGCAATCCTGGATGTTACGGAACAAAATGACCTGATGATCACCTGTAAATCAGGGATCACCATCAGGATGGCAGTAGGAGATATCCGCGAAGCAGGCCGCGCCACACAAGGGGTACGCCTCATCCGGATGGACGATTCAGATGAAATAGCAGCAGTAGCACGTTTGGATGAAGAGGAAGAAGTAGTAGCCGCTATTGAAGAAGCAATTGAGGGAACTGAAGTAGAAGGAGAAGGAAACGCAACTGAAGCCAACGATACTACCGAAGCGGTAGAACCTGAACCCGAAGCATAA
- a CDS encoding NADP-dependent oxidoreductase → MKAVAVNEFKTLPLVMDLPEPAVKEGSIKIKLTAAGLNPFDWKTIDGIMQDHMPHVFPLIIGADGAGVVTEVGAGITRFKIGDKVYGQMLHSPVGEGSYAEYVVVPETAAITMAPETISLEDAAAAPTAGMTGLQLLEKAKLESGQSLLLIGAAGGVGSFTTQLANAKGIRVIATASSPAQAERLTTLGAAVTINYKASSLEEEVRKLYPDGVDALIDLVDNKEDFHKMITLVKPEGYALTTQFVADKESLKAQHLHGGNFETKSSPAALDALRKVIDAGEVSIPVDRKVSLEQAPAAIAESRQGKSKGKTIIVINAE, encoded by the coding sequence ATGAAAGCTGTAGCCGTTAACGAATTCAAAACACTCCCCTTAGTGATGGACCTCCCTGAACCCGCTGTGAAAGAAGGTTCCATCAAAATAAAACTCACCGCCGCGGGACTCAATCCTTTCGACTGGAAAACGATCGATGGTATCATGCAGGATCATATGCCACATGTTTTTCCTTTGATCATAGGCGCAGATGGTGCAGGGGTGGTAACAGAAGTGGGAGCAGGTATTACCCGTTTTAAAATCGGAGATAAAGTATACGGCCAGATGTTACATTCCCCTGTAGGCGAAGGCTCTTATGCAGAATATGTGGTAGTTCCCGAAACTGCTGCAATAACCATGGCCCCTGAAACTATTTCGCTCGAAGATGCCGCAGCAGCCCCCACAGCAGGAATGACGGGCTTGCAACTGCTGGAAAAAGCAAAACTGGAAAGCGGCCAGAGCCTATTGTTAATAGGCGCAGCAGGAGGGGTGGGCTCTTTCACCACGCAACTGGCCAATGCCAAAGGCATCCGCGTGATAGCCACTGCTTCCTCCCCGGCACAGGCAGAAAGGTTAACCACCCTGGGCGCTGCCGTTACCATAAATTACAAAGCATCTTCCCTGGAAGAAGAAGTACGCAAACTTTACCCTGATGGCGTAGACGCACTGATAGACCTCGTTGACAATAAGGAAGATTTTCATAAGATGATCACACTCGTAAAACCAGAGGGATATGCGTTAACCACACAATTTGTGGCTGATAAAGAAAGTTTAAAAGCGCAGCATTTGCATGGCGGCAATTTTGAGACAAAGAGTTCACCTGCCGCATTGGATGCATTGCGTAAAGTGATCGATGCAGGAGAAGTAAGTATTCCGGTAGATCGTAAAGTATCCCTGGAACAGGCACCGGCAGCCATTGCAGAAAGCCGTCAGGGGAAAAGTAAAGGCAAAACGATTATCGTTATTAATGCTGAATGA
- a CDS encoding KGG domain-containing protein: protein MVTHAKTSDAATLTDNRTARQGKEFNDDRNRNLEGYDENEFDAEDRRKRDEGEIAEERPPVKTPSRRGFAAMDKEKQKMIASKGGKASHGGGRKPSKNR, encoded by the coding sequence ATGGTCACACATGCAAAAACTTCCGATGCCGCGACACTGACAGACAATCGTACTGCCCGGCAGGGAAAGGAATTTAATGACGATAGAAATCGTAACCTCGAAGGTTATGATGAAAATGAATTTGATGCGGAAGATCGCCGCAAACGCGATGAAGGCGAAATTGCTGAAGAACGTCCACCGGTGAAAACACCCAGCAGAAGAGGTTTTGCAGCGATGGATAAAGAGAAACAGAAAATGATTGCCAGTAAAGGCGGTAAAGCCTCCCATGGTGGCGGCCGTAAGCCCAGCAAGAATCGTTAA